aatacaaaaaattggccgggcgcggtggctcaagcctgtaatcccagcactttgggaggccgagacgggtggatcacgaggtcaggagatcgagagcatcctggctaacacggtaaaaccccgtctctactaaaaaaatacaaaaaactagccgggcgcagtggcaggcgcctatagtcccagctactcgggaggctgaggcaggagaatggcgcaaacccgggaggcagagcttgcagtgagctgagatccagccactgcactccagcctgggcgacagagccagactccatctcaaaaaaaaaaaaaaaaatacaaaaaattggctgggcatggtggctcacgcctgtaatctcagcactttgggaggctgagatgggcagatcacctgaggccgggagttcgagaccaacctgaccaacgtggagaaacccgactctactaaaaatacaaaattagctgggcatggtggcacatgtctgtgatcccagctactcgggaggctgaggtgagagaatcacttgaacctgggaggtggaggttgcggtgagctgagatcacaccattgcactccagcctgggcaacaagattgaaactccgtctcaaagaggaaaaaaaaaaaattacaaaaaattagctgggccgtggtgacacacgcctgtaatcccaactactcaggaggctaaggcaggagaatcccttgaactcaggaggcggaggttgcagtgaaccgagacatagcaccactgcactccatccagcctgggctgtgagtgagattccgtctcggaaaaaaaaaaggacagggtctcactctatcactcagcctagagtcagtggcatgatcacggctcactgcagcctcgacctcctgggctcaagttgtcCAACTGTTTCGgcctcccatgcagctgggaccacgggtatgcaccaccacgcctgggttttttgttttgttttgttttgttttgttttttgagacagagtcttgctcatcacccagactggagtgcagtggtaccatctcggctcactgcagcctccgcctcccaggttcaagcaattcttgtgttcttgtgcctcagcctcctgagtagctgggattacaggcatgttgcaccacaccgggctaatttttgtattttcagtagaggcagggtttcatcatgttggccagacctcaagtgatctgcctgtcttggcctcccaaagtgctgggattacaggcatgagccactgcacccggctgataGCCtgtccgttttttttttttgagacagagtcttgctatgtcacccaggctggagtgcagtggcgcgatctcggctcactacaagctccacctcctgggttcacgccattctgctgcctcaacctccccagcagctgagactacaggcgaccaccgccatgccaggctgattgttttgtattttcagtagagacggggtttcaccatgttacccaggatggtctccatctcctgaccttgtgatccgcccgcctcggcctcccaaagtgccaggattacaggtgtgagccaccacacccgttttttttttttttttttagagatggactctcgctctgtcgcccaagctggagtgcagtggcgcgatcttgactcactgcaacctccgccttccgggttcaagtgattctcctacctcagtctcctgagtagctgggattacaggtgtgcaccatcatgtccggctaatttttgtatttttagtagggacggggtttcaccctgttgattaggctggtctagaactgctgacctcgtgatctgcccacctctgcctcccaaagtgctgggtaattacaggcatgagccaccgcgcccagccgagctCAGCTTTTGGCCGCTGTCTTCCCAGCGGTGCATCCAGGCATCCTGGGGCAGAGACAGACCCCACAGGAGCCACTACCTCAAAACTCCTGACTCAGCACCACTGCCAACAACGTGGTTTTGCAACAATAGGTTGGGGGCGGCTCCTTATGCAGTGACAGAAAACTTGAACTCAGGCACACACAGCaggttttttgacttttattaaatctttacaaaacagaatacaaaattcCGGCATTGACAGTTGGTGTAAAGGAAAACTTCTGAGCTCCGTCAGTTCACCTGGTACAATGGAATTAAAGTGCTTGGATGTTTTTCCCCcacttaaaaaaaactttgaggtttttttttttttttttttgtcttttaaaaacatcGTAACATTAACACATGGCCGTTCACTGTCCCCCAGCGCTGGGAGCTGGCCTGGGGCCCAGGGTTCTCCAGGATCTTCACTCATTCACAGTAATGGTTCTGACCAGTCCTCCAGGTCGCACATGGATGCgacaggggtggggagggaggaggaagtgaCTGTCCcaccttcaggaaaaaaaaaaaagctgctagCAGCTCAGACGCGATGGCTGTGGGCGCCTGCAGCGGGCGGGGGTCTGTTTGCTTGTTCTTTTATACAAAAAGGCAGAGAATCCCCCGTTACAAAACATAGAATCACTGACGGGCGAGACAtgatgggggaggggggtgggcgGCCTGCCCCACCCCCCAGGGGTCTTTGGAAGGGGCAGTCCACAGATATGGGCAGTGGGGACCAGGGAGGGCAGAGCACCCCCACGGCCACCGGACTGTGACCATCGTACGAGATTCGGGAGGGGCAGCAGGGCCAGGCGGACGGTCTCCGAGGCCCCCACCCCCAGACCCCCCGACATTCAAGTATTCTTCAAGAACAGGGAAGCAAAGTCAACCgatgtttttttttccttaaaaaaaaaaaacaactaaaaaactaAACACAAGGAATCCCGACTGCGGATTTAGAAGCCAGAGGGGGCTGCCCCAGGCGTGGAGTTTGGGGACTGGGCTGGGAAGGGCGGGTGGTGACCCTAGCTGCCCCCGCAGCACAGCCCCGCACACTTCCAAAGTGGAACCCTGTATTGCATAGAACGTCCCCACCCGCAGGGAGGGGCGGCAGGCTCCGCAGCCCCCAGGGGTTGGAGCGTGGAGGGTGGGGGGACTGAGCAGGCCCCTCCATTCCTGGGTGCCCGAAGGGGGGCCAAGGCCGCGGCCATTTTCCTGAAGGTGGCAGACCAAAAACGCTGCCCTGGGGGTGGGGATTCGGCCAGACCCTGGGGTCTGGGCCCAGCTCTAAGGACAAGGACGGAGCTGACAGAGCTTCCAGGCCAGGCCCGAGGGGTGGCGCGAGGCAGGACGTGGCCACGGTCAGACTGAGCCCTGAGAAGGGGCACTCGGTTGCCCCAAGGGGGTGTCTTCAGGACCCCCCACGTTGGCTGACAGTGCCTGTCCAGTCCCTCTGCCTGCTTCGGTGGAAATAGCCTCAGGCCGGGCGGGGCTCCTGCCGTCTCAGGCCCTGGAGCGGTGGAGAGGGGCAGCGGCGAGCCCCTGGGGTCAGCTGCAGTTTAAGGTCAAGGTTGGAGGCCGAATCTGGCCACCAGGAGTCCTGGGCAGACAGACAGGCCTTGCAGGAAGCCCCGATTGTCAACTATCATGGGGACAAGGCAGGCGCGGGTGAAGGGCTGGGGGATCCCATGGGGCGGGTGGCTGGGCTGCCCTCCACCTGCCTGCCTGGCCCCTCTGGAGACAGGCAGGTCCTCCCTCCCCAACCAAGCCACCAGGGGTGCTCTCAGGGTGAGGGATAGAGGGGAAGAGCCTGTCCCTGAAATACTGCGGGCTGGGAGGGAACACAGGGGCAGGGCCCCGGGCCCCTCCCCAGCTCTGGAAGATGGCGAACGCTGTGGTCTGCTCTCCTGAGTCACTGCAAGCCACGTGGGCAGATGGCGGGCAGTACAGGTGACCTGGGGGCTTCACAGTACAGGTGAGCAGGGCTGGGGGCCGGGAAGGGGACAAACCCAGCCACATACCCTCTGCTCACCTCCCCGGGTGCCTGCATTGCTTTTAACCGTCCGAAGGAAAAAATAAGGGGGAGGGGTAGAAACgggaaagaaaaacccaaaagcaaaaacCTTCTATAAAACGCCCCCCTAGCTGAGCTTAGTGCCTGGGAATCCAGCCAGAGGCGGGGCAGCCCGCAGGACACCGGCTGGCGATAGCTTAAAAAACCTTTAGATTTGATTGGGGGATGGGTGACCTATGTACAAAGGGGAGAGACGGGAGGGTCAGGCACGGTCTCCCACCAGGACCACGGGGGCCGAGGACAGGCTGGCCCTTTGCCGCCGCTGCGCCAGCTTGGACTGGGAGGGTGGAGACAGCTGCAGGCAGCGTGAGGTAGCTCGGACCAGGACGGGCTGGCCCTgccctgcagcctcctcctcagcCAGGTCCTCGTCGTGCTGAGCCAGCTGCCGGTTCATGGCAATGGCCTCGGCCGCAAAGGATGTGAGATCTTTGGCACAGCTGTTCCTGGGAAatggggtgggggtaggtggTCACCAAGGAGGCATCCCTTACGGGACCGCTGGGGTCTGTGCAAGGCCCTGGGGGAAGGGGCTTCATGCTCTCCTCCCACCCCGACCCTGGGGCTCCTCTGAGTGCCAGGGCCCCACCGGGATCTCCACTGAGTTACCAGGCTTGCCTGCATCCCTGACCCCAAAGCAGCTCTCCAGGTCTTTCCCAAGTGTCTTAGCCTGGAAACCCCGCCCCCTGGACTTGGGGGTCCCGAGCACCCCTGCAGGCCTCACCTCTGCAGGACCATCGGAGTGGGCAAGGTGTTCTCCGGGGCGCACTGCAACGAAAGCGGGCAGGGGGCAGGGCTGGAGAGCAGCTGGGGCCGCCTGGGGTGCCGGGTGGGGTGTCTGGCCAAGGGATGCCGTGCCCATCCCATCACTAGGACCCCACGAGAGACCAGAAGGGCACCTGGGTGCCCCGGGAGCCAAGTCCGTGTCCCAAGGTCTCTATGGCGAGGCTCCATGTCCACCTGCCCAGGGAACCCGAGGCTGGGCCAGGCTGAGGTGTTGCAGGACCCAGTGAGAGTGGAGAGTAGAGCCCCAAGCTCTACCTCTCCCGGCTGTTCCCAGCCCAAACCCACCTCCGCCCCCCTCTTAACCCACGAGTCTCTGGATGCTTCTGGAAGGAGTTTGGAGGCCCCCAGCCCCTCGCCTGGGGACACAGAGTGACCCCagcttctatttttagtaaatcCCCACTCCCTGGGGTGGCAGCTCGGCTCAGATGACCTCTGGCAGGAGAAACACCCGACTCCGCCTGGATCGGAGGCCACACAGGGAAGGGTGGGGGCAGAGCCTGGGCCTGAAACTGACGACAGGCTGGGGTCTCTGTGAGCTGGACTCGCCGTCTGCTTGACTGCAGCTTGCTGCGGAGTGTAGGTCCCCACCACCCTCCAGGAAGGTTCTCTGAGTAGCTGCTTCTGGGAGCTGCCTGCCTGGCCAGCGGGCACCGCGCATAGGTGGGTGGCGGGGATTTCCGCTGCAACCCTCATCCCAGGGCAGAGCCTGTGCTCAGGCCTCAATGCATCTCAGAGTGCCAGGCTACACCCTCGGGGCTTCCCGTGCTTGCTCTGAGGCCACCCTGCAGCCTCCCATACCCTCCCTGGCGCCCCTGGGGCTGGCACTCACCCCCTGAACCCAGGGGTGCTGCAGGACTTGGGCAGCGCTCAGTCTCTGCTTGGCGTCACGGACGAGCAGCTTGGAGATGAGGTCTTTGGCAGCGCAGGAGATGTGGGCCCAGTCCTTGTCGGGGAACTCATACTTGCCCTCCTGGATGCTCTCAAACAGCATGTTCTGGGGACACAGAACACAGAGGAGCTTAGATCTGCCCAAGAAGCTGGATACTGTGCACTGACATGTGGCTCCATCAGGACCCCAACCACCACGAGACCCTTGACCATGCACACCTGGGGCGGAGGGGACTGGGAGCCGGACCAGGAGAGTCGGCTCTACCCAAGTGCAGCTGGATTTACAAAAAGGCAGCTCTGAAGGACCTAGTTCCAAGGGCCACAGGCCACAGATGCTGAGCCTTAAGCAGCGGGCAGGCAGTCTGAGCCTGATCCCCCCAAACCAGGAGCATCACTCCACCTCTCAGCTCTCTGAACCCTGTCTGCGTTTTCCCCTGGGCAGGCAAACCTGAAAAGCCTTCAGGAAACTGGAGGACAGGGCGGCACTGCCCTGTGGATGGTATCAGGGAGTAGGGCACACAGGGCAGGTCCCAGCGGGTTGGAAGGCATACAAGGCAGGTCCCCGGGGGTTAGGGGGTGGTCGGGGGAAGGTCCCCTGGACTTAGGGAGTGCGCAGGGCAGGTCCCCTGGGGTTAGGGGGTGCGCAGGGCAGGTCCCCTGGGGTTAGCGGGTGCGCAGGGCAGGCCCAGGGGAAGAAGGTGTCCAGGACAGGAGGGTGCCCAGGAGAGGAGGGTGCCTGGGCCGCCGCACCTGGCAGGCAGGGCAGGCCTCGCCGCGGTCCCAGCCGCAGTCGCTGCCACAGCGGCCCACGAAGGGCGGGTAACCACTGAGCAGGATGTACAAGATGACGCCCAGGCTCCACAGGTCGCAGCGCTTGTCGTAGATGCTGGCCTCCTCGCTGAAGGCCTCCACCACCTCCGGGGCCATGTACTCCGCCGAGCCGCACTGCGGGCGGGGGAGAGGCGCGTCAGCCGGGGCTTCCCGGCATCACGTGGGAGCCCGGGTAACTGCAGGTCACCTGCGCCAGCCGGCTCGGACCCCGCCCCACCCGACCAATCAGCGGCTGCCGGGAACGCGCCCCGCCCAATCAGCAGGTGCAGAGctcgccccgcccccgccgcaGCCCCGCCCCACCCGTCCAAACACCGATGGGTGGGGGCGCCTAATCGAGGCCCCGCCGCGTCATCCCGCCCAACCAATCAGCGGCTGTTGCTAAGCGGAAGCCCGAGCTCCGCGGCCTGGAACTGCGGAGCGGCCCAGGCTCCGCGAGGTTATGCAACCGTAGAGCAGGCAGCCGAGCCTCCAGGCCTGCCCGCGGGCCCTCACCGGGGTGAGCAGCTCCGGGGTGGAGATAGGGGAGCAGTCCCCGTTGAGTTTGATGCCGCTGCCCAGGTCGAAATCACAGATCTTCACGGGGGAGACCTGGGAGGGGCCAAGAGGGCCGTGAGCCTGGGGTCCCACGCGGCCACCCCTCCCGCGGGACCGCTCTGCCCGGGCTGGCATACCTGATTGGGGTGCTCACACAGGATGTTTTCCGGCTTTAGGTCCCTGTGGGCGATGCCTGGGGGAGAAGCCACAGAACCACGagggggtgaggggctgggggtctTCCAGGAGTCCTTGGCAGGCGGCCTTAGGGGACTCAAGGCGGGCTCACCACCCacctttgttgtgcagaaagtCCAAGGCACTGGCCACGTcctgcaccaccacgctggcCTCCAGCTCGTTGAAGTGCCGGCGCTTGTGGATGTGGCTCAGGATGGAGCCTGGGCAGGGCAGAGCAGGACAGGGGGAACACACAGGTCACCTCAGAGTCCCCGCAAGGCCCACACCCACCTCCACTTTGGAGGGGACGCCCCAACACCGGCTTCCTCTGGCCCAAAGGCCTTACCCCTGAGCCACCATTTGGGCAGGACACAAACCCCACAAGCCCCCTCCTGCAGGTGGCACTAGGCCCCCATCCCATAATACCTcccagctccctccctccccacagcctggagcccccaggtACCTCCCCGCATCTTCTCAAACACCAGGTAGAAGCGGTCCTCCTCCTCAAAGAACTCAATCAGCTCTAGAACGTTCCTGGggggggtgggaggcaggagaggagctGAGGCTTCCTGAGGCCCCTGGGTACCTGCTGCTCAGCCTAGGAGGGGCCCACCCTCTTGGTCCACTGGAGGCTGGGACTTGGGCAATAGGCCGGCCTCACGCTGCCCGCCTGGGGCTGCCAGCCAGCCTTCTTCAGGGAGGGGAACGCAGGGCCTGGGAAACTGGGTGCCCTACAGATGCTTGCTGGGGGTGATGTGGCACTCAGGCCCTTCATCCGCTGAAAGACGGCTCAGGCCAGTGCTGTGGCAAGGGTGGCTCACCTACCTGTGTCCCTGGCACTGGTACAGCATCTCCACCTCCCGGAAAACCCTGCTCCGAATGTGGCCTGGCTGTTTCTCAATGATCTGAAACAGGCAAGAGGACACAGCACCTGGGTTGGCGGGACGCTCACAGCTGAGAAGGGGCCAGAAACTCCACTGCCACGGCTGGAATTCACCACACTTATACCCTGCAACTCTAGAAAGcagggctcacgcctgtcatcccagcactttgggaggttgaggcaggaggatcgcttgagcccaggagttttaagaccagcctgggcaacacagccagaccccatccctccaaaatgtttttgttgttgttgttgttggttttttttaagatggagtttcggccaggcatggtagctcaagcctgtaatcccagcactttgggaggccgagacgggcggatcatgaggtcaggagatggagaccatcctggctaacatggtgaaaccccgtctctactaaaaaatacaaaaaactagccgggcgcggtgacgggcgcctgtagtccccgctacttgggaggctgaggcaggagaatggtgtaaacctgggaggtggagcttgcagtgagctgagatctggccactgcactccagcctgggcaacagagcgagactccatctcgaaaaaaaaaaaaaaaaaaaaaagatggagtttcgcttttgttgcccaggctggagtgcaatggcacaatctcggctcaccgtaacctccacctcccgggttcaagcgattctcctgcctcagcctcctgagtagctgggattacaggagcctgcgaccacacttagctaattgtttcgtatttttagtagagacggggtttcaccattttggccaggctggtcttgaactcctgacttacaggtgattcacccacctcggcctccaaaagtgccgggattacaggtgtgagccaccgcgcccggccccaaaatgttttttaagttagTGGTGAGCTAtgatgttgccactgcactccagcctgggtgacagagggagaccctgtctctaaattaaaaaaaagagatagaaacatcacacaccggggcctatcatggggaggggggaggggggagggattgcattgggagttatacctgatgtaaatgacgagttgatgggtgcagcacagcaacatggcacaagtatacatatgtaacaaacctgcacgttatgcacatgtaccctacatcttaaagtataataataataaataagttaaaaaataataataaataaataaataaataaataaataataaaaaaaagagatagaaagcTGGGCTCGCCTAGGGGGGCCTGGAATTTACTGCAAGTCaaggataagaaagaaagaaagaaaaaaaaaaaaggtcaggtgcggtggctcacgcctgtaatcccagcagtttcagaggctgaggcaggtggatcatgaggtcaggagattgagaccatcctggccaatatgatgaaaccccgtctctactaaaaatacaaaaattagctgggtacggtggcgggcacctgtaatcccaactacttgtgaggctgaggcaggagaatcacttgaacccgggaggtggaggttgcagtgagctgagatcgtgccattgtactccagcctgggtgacagagcaagactctgtctcaaaaaaaaaaaaaaaaaaaagccagtgggGGCTGCTCTCCACCTGTGACCCTGACAGCCCTCAGAGACATACTTGGGCCTTCTGCAAAATACCCCCACAGGATGTCAGGGTCTCCTGCCCTGGGTGGCCACCCTTCCTGACCCAGAGACAGTCAGCTGTAGTCCTCTGTCTCCACAAGGCGGATCCCTGGTGACCCATAgaactagggaggcctcaggacaccTGGCTGCCagcccaccaggccccacctcacaTGTGGTCACAGCACCAAGTCCTGCTCCCCGGCTCCGAGCCAGCCTGGGCAGACACTTACCCATCGCCTCAGCCAGTATCTGTTTGGGGCCCGCCCTGGTTGGCTGCCCCAGCCACTGGTGGATCCAGCCTCCCTGAGCCCCAGAGCCTCAGGAAGCCACCCCACTGTCCCCAGCAGCTCCAGCTGCTCCCCACCACCTTCACTCACAGAGGTGGGGTCAGGAGGTGTCTGCAGCTCCCGACCTGGCACCTGCTGGGACCCTCTTCCCAGGCTGGATACGCTAGCCCCTCTCACTGGGCGGGTGGCTGGCTGCCTGAGCACTCTGCCCAGGGTTCCCTGCCCACTGCGATGGCCTGCTCGCAGTGGGGATGTGGCATTCCACTCGAGTCCCTGGCTCCTGTCTCTGCAGTCCCGTGTCTACACTGAGAAACAAAGCTGCCCCAGCGAGGGGCAAGAGAACAACTGGACGCCAGGGTGTCCTGAAATACCACCGCCCAGGCCACTGCCAAAAGCTGAGCCCAGCAGGCACTGCAGATGGTTCTGGATAAAACTGAACCTCGTCCTGTCCCTGAGGTGGCCGGCTAGAATGCTGCCTCAGGGAGGGGGCGCAGCCCCTCCTGGCATGGAAGGGGCCTATTCTGAGGTCCCAGCTTAGGGGCTCGGCATCCAGCCAGCAGCCTCATGGCACCGGGGGACCCCCAGGCAGCTTCCCGCAGCATGACTCCCGCTGAGGGCAGAGGGCCCACACCCCAGTCCCCGTAGAATGAAATGCTCCTCAGACTCACAGGTCCCAGCGATTCGCCTGACTTGCCCAGGATacctcctcctccccctgccaCCTGGCCGGACCAACTCCTGGACATCAGTGGCCAACACCTCCAGCAGGAAGTCCCCCAGGCTCTCCAGATCCCAGCACTGACCACACCAGGTCAAGGTGGCAAGAAGACCAGGGAGGTGGCTCTGAGACACCAATTAGGAACCCCCAGAGGCCACACAGCATGAGTCAGGCTACCTAACCCCCGATCCTCAGTGTCCCTATCTGTCAAACAACAGGAAGCAAGGATGCCTGTGGGGCCGCCAGGAGAGGACTGTGCTCAGAGGGACGCCTGCTGTGCAGAAGTGTTCCGGAGGGGCCTCGTGCTCCTGCACCATCGCCTTGGCCTGCCTGGGGGCTCCCAGGAGGCAGGGAGTGTACTGCACCTGTCCTTGCCTGCTGCCACTGTGGTCCCAGCACCCGGCCAGTAACCTCCCCAGGCTGGCCAcccctcttcctccacctcctcctcttcagagGAAAGCTCTGGCCTGGCCGTCCACCAGGACCCACAGGCTCCTGGCCAGCCCTGCTCGCCAGGGCACACCTGGCCCTCTTTCCCAGGCAGCCAGCCCTCCCGGGACCCCACCCAGCCCGGGAGCCGCATGCCAGGTCACGAGGGAAGCCTGGAAGATTTCTTGGAATACAGGATCCAACCAGCCCACAAGGTCATAGGGTGACAACCAGGGCCTCAACAGCGCTCCTGCTCCCAGCCCTTCGGTCACACCCTGGGTTTGGCAGCCGCCTGGGGCTAGGGTGACACGGGGCTCTCACGGGCCTGCACTGAGGTTCTCCAAACGCAGAGCCCCTCTGGGCCCTGGGATATGACGTTGTATTTTGATCCTTGAAACCAAACTGTCACGTACCCTCAGGGACGGCTCAGAGGCAGGGACTGCCCAGGGGACCCAGTGGGCACAGTGCCTCTGACTGAAGCCGCCACTCTGGGTGGCCACTCTGGTACCAGACAGGGCCACTCCCGCCGCTGTCATTCCCAACTGGACTCAGGGCCCGGTGGCCGTTTTTAGACACTGGTCTTCCTGGCTCTAGGACGGGGAGCCGGAATGCCACACAGTTTCCACCTCCCCCCACTCCCCGCACTCATCCCATGGTGCTGGGTTCCCCAGGGCGCGGCCGCGGGCCCACCTTGACGGCGTACTCCTGGCTGGTGATCAGGTTGATGCAGGTCTGCACTCGGGCATGAGCGCCCTCCCCCAGCACATCCTCCTGCAGCTGGTAGACGTCTGCCGGGCAGCGAGGCGGGCGTGAGAGGGACCCCGGCTGTCCCCCGCTCCCGGCTCCCCCAATGCCCGCCATCCCTGCTCACCTTCAAACCTGCCCGAGAAGCTGTCGGTGGCCCGGCCGCGCTTCTTCTTCTTGCCCCTCTTCTTGGCGTCCGGGATGTCGATGGGCTGGCTGGCGGGCATGTCTGTTCCAGGAGGCACGCCCAGGGGGCTCAGGACATGGCCCTGGCCGGCTGGTCCCCACCCCCCTGCAGGGGCTGGCCACTGCCATGGCGGCGACAGCGGCTGCCCCGTGCCCTCCTCCCCCTCAGGCCCCTCACCAGGGCGGGCTGAGCACTGCAGGCCAAAGTCAGAGTCTCCGTGGTGG
The sequence above is a segment of the Macaca nemestrina isolate mMacNem1 chromosome 20, mMacNem.hap1, whole genome shotgun sequence genome. Coding sequences within it:
- the LOC105485925 gene encoding MAP kinase-interacting serine/threonine-protein kinase 2, whose product is MVQKKPAELQGFHRSFKGQNPFELAFSLDQPHHGDSDFGLQCSARPDMPASQPIDIPDAKKRGKKKKRGRATDSFSGRFEDVYQLQEDVLGEGAHARVQTCINLITSQEYAVKIIEKQPGHIRSRVFREVEMLYQCQGHRNVLELIEFFEEEDRFYLVFEKMRGGSILSHIHKRRHFNELEASVVVQDVASALDFLHNKGIAHRDLKPENILCEHPNQVSPVKICDFDLGSGIKLNGDCSPISTPELLTPCGSAEYMAPEVVEAFSEEASIYDKRCDLWSLGVILYILLSGYPPFVGRCGSDCGWDRGEACPACQNMLFESIQEGKYEFPDKDWAHISCAAKDLISKLLVRDAKQRLSAAQVLQHPWVQGCAPENTLPTPMVLQRNSCAKDLTSFAAEAIAMNRQLAQHDEDLAEEEAAGQGQPVLVRATSRCLQLSPPSQSKLAQRRQRASLSSAPVVLVGDRA